tagagaaagcttttgacaatgttgactggaataccgtctttcaaattctgaaggtggcagggataaaatacagggagcgaaaagctatttacaatttgtacagaaaccagatggcagttataagagtcgagagacatgaaagggaagcagtggttgggaagggagtgagacagggttgtagcctgtccccgatgttattcaatctgtatattgagcaagcaataaaggaaacaaaagaaaatatcggagtaggtattaaaatccgtggagaagaaataaaaacgttaaggttcgccgatgacgttgtaattctgtcagagacagcaaaggacttggaagagcaattgaacggaatggacagtgtcttgaaagggggatataagatgaacatcaacaaaagcaaaacgaggataatggaatgtaatcgaattaagtcgggcgatgctgagggaattagattaggaaatgagacacttaaagtagaaaaggagttttgctatttggggagcaaaataactgatgatggtcgaagtagagaggatataaatgtagactggcaatggcaaggaaagcgtttctgaagaagagaaatttgttaacatcgagtatagatttaagtgccaggaaatcttttctgagagtatttgtgtggagtgtagcgatgtatggaagtgaaacatggacgataaatagttcagagaagaagagaacagacgctttcgaaatgtggtgctacagaagaatgctgaagattagataacataactaatcaggaggtattgaatagaattggggagaagaggagtttgtggcacaacttgactagaagaagggatcggttggtaggacatgtccgcAAGTCGTGGACGCCCAGCAAGGCCGGTCAACAAACTGCTGTGTGAACCGCAATGAGACGCCTCAGTTCACATACACCTCATACAGTGGCCACCGCCAGAGCTAATTCCGAGGGCTGGAGGGACAACCGAAGAAATCATAGGAAACAACACGGCTGCCTGATGTTCACATTTGCATGGACccttttaatattaattaattttatttagtgtCCCACTTAGATTCCCTTGCTTATTTGTAGCACCTGAAGACGGGGTTTACAACCTGAAACCCGGATCGTGTCTATGATTTTATCCAAATATAGGATTTATCAGTTACAGATGGAGCGGATTTATTCATAACGACTTTGATAAAAGCTGCTGCCTGCTCAGTTTTACTATATAGCCGCTGTTTATCTGCTATTAGTAGcattatatttattttatgaaagtgctatttttcaaataaaatactttgtttCATCTACAGATACTAAGACCTGTCTATAGTACATTATTAATTGTCATACGGCTTTATAACAAACGTTGCAACTTGCCACGTACCTAACAGAAATTTTCAATTCCTGAATGTAGGTATCCGGATAATTTGTGGAAAAGAATGGCTAATGACGTattttttcaactttcttctgaaaTGGTATGGATTTCCAACGTCTTTCTTTACGTTAGACGGAAGCGTGTTGATTATTTTATCACCAGATTAAATAACTCTATTCTGAACCGTTTACTTTTGCGTTGTAACTGTGTATATCACAGTTCAGATGAAACTGAGGAACTCTCGACTAATTTATCCATGTGTTGACTccattttaacttgttatccagCTGGACCCCAAGGATTTTTGCACACCCTGGTCATTCAGTGTATAGCCATTAATGTCTTCTTCCATTGCTTGAAGGTCCTTATTGCTTGTTTGAAATTGCATAATAGGAGTCTTTGTGAGATTAAGACATACTATTAGCTGTGAAAAAGATATAGGTTTGTTCAGTTATCATCTGAGCTGTGTCTCTTAGGTTTGAATTTGTATCCTCGTTTCGTATGCTTGTGTCATCATAGTTTTTAACTGACCTTTAATGTCTgtagaaggtcatttatgtaggttAGAAAGAAGAGTGGGCCCAGTACCGATACCTACGGCACTCCACATGATACGTTTCCCCATTATGTGGTTATTTCAGGCCTAAGAAGCAGCTTGTTAAAGATACTCTCTGCTTCCTGTTATGGGATAAGTTTCCATCTGTGCAGGAGTGATGCCATTAATGCCACAACAGTTTAGTTTTGTGATCCAGACAGTCCATGACTTTGGCAAGGCCGCAGAATTACCAACACATACACAAGGGGATGTCATAATTGAAAGAGAAAACTGAAAAGCTTGAAAGTATACAAGAATAGAGgaaaaacgttccagtaaacagGGGTCTGAAAACAAGCAGTTTGCGAGGTAATTTAGAACGTGTGGTTAGGAGACGCAGCTCAGTTAGAAGGAAATTGTTCGAAACTGTGTTCCCATCTAATTGGCCTCAGAATTTATCTATTGTCCATGGCTGGGGAATGTGATACATGCATGATGGCGTATCGCTGATGTAAGACGACATCTAACGTCAATATCGTCCAAGATAGATGGGTGAAGCAGCAACTATCTTGGACCATTGCACAATGTGCAATGATTTTAATGCAGCTGCAAACAAAATAGGAAGGACGACTGTTAATGTGTAATGACCGTTCAACATACATGTCATTAGAGACAGATTAAGAGCTGATATGGACAAGGAAGAGCGAGGAGAATCAACCACTGCATGTCTGAGTAAACGTTTCTTGTGTTCGCTTGAAAAGCCTACCGGAGATTTGAATTCTATACAACATTACTTGTTTcagacaacaaaaattaatttaaaattatttcagaaataaGCTACTTCTTTAAGACATGAGATACAAAATTAGTTTTCGTGGAGACTATATATGCCTGTCTGATGTTGGGCCTTTCCAACAAAGTTAAAAACGTTAATATGGAAACTACATAACTTAGTACGTGTCAATATAAGTTCGAAGTCGATCAACTGCCTGGTAGCGTTCTCAGCAGGACTGTGTGTTATAAGTTTACATGGAAACGTATACACGTTTATGCAATAGGTAACAAGAGTGGATGTACATATCTCAACAAGATTTGTGGAACTAGAAATGCAACAGTTTCTCTTCACGCATTTTTCTGTCTTACACGAGTTTTATTTCATGCACTGAAACATGCAAACACATGCACGTCAATGTAACAGCTAACAACAGTAGATGAATCTCAACAAGATTAATGAAACTGGAGACGCAACAGACTTTCTGAATGAAGCAGTTTCTCTTCGTGTAGGATGGAgggcagaaaggaaggaagaaagaatggAATGACACTATGATTTAGCATGCTTAACTTTTGCGAAACATGTCTCGAAAAAGTAAAACTGGAATTTAATGTTCCGTCTACGATGTGGTCATAGGTGATAGGCTCAGGTTGGCCAAATATCATGATTTAGGAAATTCACATACTGGATGGATGCATAAATatgaactgtaatgacactgattcCAGCAATGAACCGTCGAGGGATTTTCTGCACTACAGCTGTTGCAATTAGACAAGATGTAAGCTACAGCAGCTAACTGGCTGTGGCAGTACTCAGCAGTGGCACGTGAAATCCCAATCTCTGGACGACCTCAAGGGTGGGGTACATGCAACCTGGTCGCAAGAGAATGCGCTAATATCGAACAATTAGATCTGATGACATCCCAGTCGTATGACTCGACCAACTGTTCCAGTCACCATAGTGACAGAGGGCTCTCGTTCCAACATAAGAGCTATCTATAATGCAGTTACTCGTCACTGTACTGTCCCAGTCCAAACTTAAGATGGTTTCTGTGCAATGGTTGGTGGTAAGCGGATAAAGCATTCTGCTTCCAAAGCTGTGCTGACGCTCAACATACGCTGATGCATGGTGCCTCGTCTGAGTGGAAAATAATGGATTGAAAATATTAGAATTCACAGTTGAAAGCGTTATAATGGTACTCAAAATCTTTGTCCGCAAACAGTGACAACTAGCAACGAGTATCGAAAGCAACTGAAAAGATATAGTGACCATTACATTTAACGCTGGAACTATTACTACTGCGTCTCATAAGGCAACAGGGCGTACATGAGCCCCTATGAGACATGAATACAGAAGGTCTGACTTAGTGCCTTTGTTAGGGCTGCAACATATCTCTTTTGTCGTACTCAGGTAAATTCACTCAATGTACTATATAGCAGTGTAAACAAACTGTCGGAAGGTGCGAGTATTACAGAGTAGACGTAATGAGTCTATTTCAGCAATGTATAAAGCATGCATATAATGGTGCCGTGTTTGGTTCATTAGCGGAACTTTCCACTAATTCTGAAAATTGGCTTTGACCTCATACCCAGTGCACGACCTCTGACGGCAATTTGATGATGGCATTTCTCGTCATAAAATGGAGAGTATGCCAGGATACTAACGTAGACCGAACATATCAATCTCCCTACACATATCAGTTGATAACTGAATAAATTCCTCCTAGCTAATTGAGCTAACAATGTTGTTCCTAATGAGGAAGCAATATCAGCGTCTAGAATACTTTAAGGACATATGATAAGACTTACTGTTCACTATTGGATTACAGGAGTAGATACAGAAAATTGAGAGATTAATTGTGCCATTGGTCACTGGTTTGGTCAGTGCGTGCGTATCACACAAATGCTCAGAAAAACCACTGGGAGACATTATTAGAAAAGCGATGTGCACTGCCTACAGCTTAACTCCAAAATCCCAAAAGCGCATATTTTCAATACCACTTTCTCCAACTCATATTTCACGTATTGATCTTGAGGTTGAAACTGCAGACATTCCGGTATGTACGAAAGTATGTCTACGATCTTTCTTCGCGCTTACCTTTCGTAAATACTACAGGAAAATTACTCTGTTATATTTGAGTAGCAGTAAGTGCCCCACGTcaacaccgtacggtggcttgcggaatatagatgtcTATGTATATGAAGAAATTTAGATAACTGTTGCAGCGAAGTGATGCTAATGTGGAATGAGGAAAGTGACGCTTACCAGTTAAGTTTCCAAAACGGCTGTCGCTCCTCTGGCCATGCGCCAACCCGAGACGCGATCAGATCGTCGGGCGATTGAGCTTTTCCGGGAGCTTCACCAACACGGTTGCCGATACCGTCGTCAGAGGCCGCCGGCTGAGGTGGCCAGCCATTCCCTGCGTAGAACGACTGATACTGCGACATTGCCACTCCCACCAGCGTCAGCAATAGCACCGCTTTCAGGTTCAACTGCGAAAAATCAGTGACATATGAAACAGGTCTAGCAAGACTCAACAGTACAGTTCGCTCACATGGGTTTAAAAGTCACTATTCCACTTACAGTGGAGACAAATCaataaaaatgagagagagagagagagaggtgagagcGTGAGAGGGAGGGCGAGAGAGACGGGAGAGGGGATAGTGGGGAGAGAGTTCTTGCATTGTATGCTAGGAAAATCGCTTTTACTCTACCATATGATTACCACTGACCATTAGAATGAAGATCATCTTATTTTCCCACCTTGAAACGTCATAATTTTTCGGCAGAGAGCACAACTGTACTGTTGTGTCGATCAACACACAGCCCTCTATTAGACGCCAATACCTAGATTTAAGTTCTGGTTAACGAAAGCAAGCAAGAATCTGTAGACGGTACAGCGTAATTACTTTACGCTTCAGTTAGACTTTGTAGTGAACAGGTGAGTGAAATCAGTCGTAATTAGTACTAGACAATATTGGATCGATGATTTGTGTTGGTATATGTGCCTATTGGTTACATAGTTCACTTACGGTAACAATCTGCAGAAGATGCTTCAGTTGATGGGGGACGATTCGAGAATTTGCAATAGAGGATGAGCGCGGTAAGACCCACTTTTGATGACTATTGTTCGTGAATTGGTCCTAAAGCAATCGATGTAGTCTAGCAAACCGAATTCTGAAAACCGTTTTGGTAGTCATTTTGATGACCATTATAGGCAAATGTGGTTCTTAATTTACTTCTTGAAACCGATTTATGTTGCAGGTCATCAGTAGATAGAGACCAGTCACCTGAATCACATTAGGCGGGATTTACAACGATCCGCTTCACAGACGAAAGCCATTTATTTTCTTCATATGGCATGGGTTTTCAACAAGGTCTGACCACATGAGGACCTAGACACGTTATAATCCAACCAAAATAATGAAATCATCTGATATCAAGTTTAAGATTTAGTAGTTCAAGGTGCTGGCTATCACTCACCTGTGATACAGTAACTGCAAACAGACATAGAGAGGAAATCATAAACGATCATGTTTGAGGATTACTACAATACCGACTGTAGGAATCAGTTTTCGAGATAGCACTGCCAGACTAAACAGATCACTTGTAACATATAGAACACTACTCCACCCGAAGATGCGAGAAGGCAAAAAGATCTCCACGCATAACCCTGTCACACATGATAAACGGTCCACGCGTGGACGGCCGTATGTCTTTTCGTTGGACACTACAAGACTTCCAATATGCTCTCTGAGAACAACGGATAGAGACGTAAGTGGAATTGGTTCATATCTTCCGAATCCGATATCAATCCTGCGTCGCTGTTTGGCGCGTTCATGGTCGACTTGTTTGTCGGTTTCCTCATTTTCCTTGTTTTAAATACACTCTGATCGCGGCGATGTTGACTACTTTCATTCCGTGACTACATAATATTAGTAATGACAGATTTCTCTGTAATAAGGCACTGACAGTCACGATTTTGCTTGCAAACCAACGGCGTGTTTAGGGTTATGTTCCgctttgtgtctgaaataatatgTGATCTTATAGCCTTAAATTAAACAACTTTCGTAGTTTGTGGAGTAGTTTCAAAATTGTTTGGTGTAGAATTATGAATAAGGACTAAGGCAAATGAGAAAAACCTTTGGATAATAGTAGAGGCAAAACAACGggcctcctctcccctccttcctctACCACACAaagtcgtacacacacacacacacacacacacacacacacacacacacacagagcacatCTCCACTAATGGATATCATGCCCAATAGCAGCAAATTCGCCCCGTCTACACCAAATACTCCACATTTCATAAGAGTGACTGGTATTTAACTATCGTCTCCCAGATATCCTTTAGACCTGTGTAGTACTGTTCTGAACACACTTTCTATGGTGCACTTCGGTAATTTCTATTTACTGAGGATGTTAATAGAATCAAATAATCtactccgtccgaataggcctcggaaagcccaacggtactgacagaccgccgtgccatcctcaaccACTGGCGTCCTGGATGCcgctatggaggggcatgtggtcagcacaccgctctccctgccgttgtcagttttcgtgaccggagtcgcCACTTCTCcatcaagaagctcctcaatttGACTCACAAAGGCTGAGCagatcccgcttgccaacagtgctcggcagaccggacggttacccatccatgtgctagccacgccgaacagcgcttaacttcagtggtctgacgggaaccggtgttaccacttcggCGAGGCCGTTGGCACAAATAATCTTCTACTAAGTAGTAGAGTAGCACTGCCGCTCTGGCCACAGACAGGGTAACAGGGTGCGACCGACTGCCGTGCCATCCATCAATGAATGGCGTCATGTGGATACGGTACGGACGGATGGgagtcaccacaccgctctcccggttgttgaCGAGTTAGCAGACCTGGTCCAACTACTTCTCGGTCAAGTAATTCTACAAATGGCACCCCttcccagtcctcccaccaaggagaaGCTTCCGGAAGTACAAGGATTCGAACCTTGGTCCTCCGTATGGCTGTCATCAACGcacaccactcagctacggaggcggaccattaatgataaacaagaaaataatgtaaaaGTATTTCTACAGATGATATAAGACCATAAACATATAATATATAATTATAACATAAATTCTGTGTCACCAACTTGTTACGCACGAATGATTCAAGGCTGTGTATTTTGTCATTAGAGCTTTGTACCATAGTTTCATTAGCACCTATACATTGGCAGTGCTTTGTAGACTGAAACTGGCTGCAGAGAACCGGGCTCGCTTTCAGGAAGCACGTCTCCTTCTAGCTATCGCACACAAAGGGCAAGGTGCTGCGTCATTTCTCGCCTGAGAGCACATCCTACTTGGCCTTCAATTACACGTCACAGCACTGTTGCGATGTTTATCGTAAAGCTCCGCTAAATTTAACAAGTACTCTTCTTCATCCATTTCTGGCGTCATTCAACGTTTCCAGGTAATTATTAGCAATATTTATTAACCTCTTTTGCAATATTCGAGGTATTGAAGTTTCTAAGAAAGGCAATCTCGAAGTAACTGACCCCACTTACAAATCTGACGGCGAACTGAGAAACGAACATACAGTGTCTGGCCATTGACTTGGAAGCTATCATCATGAAGTAAAATTGTCATTGGAAactcataaaaataaaaactatttctcGAGATTTAGTTCCGTAGCCCTCATAATTGCTTAAAAGAAGATTTAGggctgtaaaatgtttattatagTGTGCGATTAACCGATTTCGATTAACATGTAGTTTTCAACTGAGCAGTTCGTAATGTGTTGAAGTATTGTTTATGGTCATGCGTATGGCAGACAATACGTAGTATAAACCATATCAGTAAAATGCCTGCAAGCAGTCTCACAGGTGGCAGAATACTGTCTGCAAATGAACATTTGCGACTGTGCAGTTTGACTGTATTATGACCTTGGACGGTTAACTGGAGACAATAGACTGGTAGAGGCTGTACTATATAAGATCTAAGACAGCCATATACGACGCAGTAACATGCTACGACATACTCACTTCAAAATGGCATGTTAGCTCAAATCACCGGATATCAAACTACAATAAGTATTTTATATATAGATGCGGACAACATCGTCTTTTCAGCATTCGCGGAAACCAATGTAGAGGTCTGACTCATTCTTACGAGAAACAGCATGCTAAGTAAATTATGGAATATCCTATTTGTAACGAAGGTACGCTGAAACGACGAACTGCAAGTGCTATTGGCACAGCACAAGATACCCCTATGACCTACAGAGATCAGCGATAACACTACAACGTCTCATAACAGAATTTGCCcatgaaattttaaatttgatgTTGTTATTTTATACTGTACTGTTTTATTAGGTTGTGAGACAGCTGAAGAAAGGAAGCAGtcacactaaaaaaaaagaaagaatatggCCTTGAAAATATGCATCTTTTGTTAACAAATGTTTAAGTCTGCCTTGCGGTATTTCAGACCAAAACAATAATCATTGTGGAACTGTAATATTAGAAGGCACAACTTGCTCTGTCTTTCTGCAGCAAACTATACACTCCTGGGAGTTAATAAATGTCTTCTTGTATATATTTTTGCTTTCCTTTGTTTGCACGGCGTACTGTACTCATACAGAAAGGGAACTACTTTCGTGTGTTTTATATTGGTACTGGTGCAGTGTCGCTATAAAAATGTCCTAGCATATGAAACACAAATTAAGCTACGTGATGAACCATGATCCAAGCTTCAAATTTCAGCTCCTCTCATCTTCTTCTTCAGCGtcctcagagattctgtggctcggtATGCAAACCGTCTACCCCTGAGGGAAATCACAGATTATAACTTACTCACAATTTGTGAATGTTTCGAGAAAATTGTTTCTTAAACGGTAGTGGTTCAGTTCCTGGGTCTAGCAACAATGACAAGCTACACCGACATGATGGACTGGCACTGAAACACAATTATCTTTCCAAAAGGAAACAGCTGTTTTTGATAACTCGTCATGTGTAAGCCCCACACAGTTTTATTTGATACGAAAGTTCATTCCAGACACTGCACAATGCTTAAATAAGCAATTTCAGTATGTCACCGTAGCGGCTTAGACTGACATATATTTGATGCAGCGTCCACACCTCTAGCAACAAAGCTAAGGAAAAGATTGTATACCAGTGCTTACGGAGGTAGCCTTGCCAATCTTTGTCTTCTATTCTTTCACACTTTTCCATCAAGATCTCCATCTACTACTGGACACCCTTAGTTATAAAATCGATTATTTTGCTGTTTATGTAAGCAATACATAAAATGACACACGGTATTGTATCCTAAATTCACAGACAATTGACGTCTCCTATCCATTTCCTATTACTGGGACAGTTTGGCAATTACTCCTCACAAAGGTGAATTTAGTTCTACGAAGTCccattgtaaaaattaaatgaatacacCATCGACAGATCAGTAAACAACTCCACACTGTAAAAGAGTGCATTCAAAAGTATACAGTCTTGCGAATAAGGCAAAGTCAGATGAAGGAAGTTAGTGGCTGCGGTTGCAGCTACTCACCATGGCAGTAGCACGCCGACACGCAGACTGTGCAGACAGGGCTATCCCCACTGCAGATATAGCGGCACGCGGTTGACGTCACGACCACTCTTCCCGGGACTGTTGCGGGCGTGTTCAGCAGAATCGAGATAGCTTACAACGCACACCCGATAATGTTACTCCCTCTGGCGGATGAGTCGTGAAATCATCAATTTATTTCCCGGATGTGTTTCCGTTTACCGTAAGTGGAAATCCTACAAACCCTTAACTCTATTATGATTCCATTGTTATATTTACTGCCTCTAGTTTCACAGGGATGTACAGTGGACAATGGAATTCGCATATAAAATGTTTATTGTCCTGATCACAATCTGTAGGAAGTACTAGTATTCTacatgaaagccggccggggtggccgagcggttctaggcgcttcagtctggaaccgcgcgaccgctacggtcgcaggttcgaatcctgcctcgggcatggatgtgtgtgatgtccttaggttagttaggtttaagtagttctaa
This sequence is a window from Schistocerca nitens isolate TAMUIC-IGC-003100 chromosome 3, iqSchNite1.1, whole genome shotgun sequence. Protein-coding genes within it:
- the LOC126248630 gene encoding uncharacterized protein LOC126248630; this encodes MLNLKAVLLLTLVGVAMSQYQSFYAGNGWPPQPAASDDGIGNRVGEAPGKAQSPDDLIASRVGAWPEERQPFWKLNWDQIQKHIGRPQPEPQRKSAAPAQQQVGRP